From the Tribolium castaneum strain GA2 chromosome 2, icTriCast1.1, whole genome shotgun sequence genome, one window contains:
- the LOC100142080 gene encoding calcium homeostasis endoplasmic reticulum protein isoform X3, giving the protein MDLPQPPQDTELRNIIDKLAQFVARNGPEFEQMTKNKQKGNPKFQFLYGGEYYNYYQYKVTTEQAVLKQQGILENSPNNWNSPSTMHNSEIEQISMQQDSLREQIKQSEQNLSAQHTVLLQQQQAQAEAVVAKCEAAALQKEAEACDIILEDIYNILQPIIESCTKDSISNGKSWFLQHANSKEQAYCIVHCLLTKVIEASVFSQKLHVIYLVNDLLHHCARKNANELKEALESVVVPMFCNAHISATEDQRAKLEKLLKLWESKANYLDPNTVEKMRQPTQSYQQYQSQLMMKYASEIGSLAQQTKQTYDNYQAQHQAFVCHAMQQIADLQQQKQNIEQQPPPPPQQQPPPMQNTNIIPLDPIQASLQQTIQNLSQQNSSQNQATNPSFHQPPPNQPTNDFLPINPSIPPPNITTHPPPPLGQSPNLPTNGMDNPFSQPPPGYFPPPGVFPDFSKPPPGFAPNPEPPVVEELVPTAPYYDLPAGLMVPLIKLEDTSYKPLDPKDIRLPPPAPPSDRLLAAVEAFYSLPSHERPRDSEGWEKLGLYEYYKAKNNAKRQKEEQIAAGLREKSRSPSPIVLPMEKEPSPPKRRYTSKSPSPQRRRSKSRSKSRSRSRSPRTPRRRHSRSGGRRRRSVSRSPSRSPVRRSPSPPPTLSFSSAPPSFVRNEKQEIDSTNKGHQMLRKMGWGGSGLGANEQGIDAPISGGDVRDRQDQFKGVGCNLNDPYENFRKNKGAAFITRMKARAEERANESKLLDY; this is encoded by the exons ATGGATTTGCCGCAGCCGCCCCAAG ATACTGAATTAAGAAATATTATCGACAAACTCGCCCAATTTGTTGCTAGAAATGGGCCCGAGTTCGAACAGATGACCAAAAACAAGCAGAAAGGCAACCCCAAGTTCCAGTTTCTGTATGGAGGAGAGTATTACAATTACTATCAGTATAAAGTCACCACGGAGCAAGCAG TGCTAAAGCAGCAGGGGATTTTGGAGAACAGTCCGAATAACTGGAACTCGCCATCCACGATGCACAATTCCGAGATTGAACAAATCTCAATGCAGCAAGACAGTTTGAGGGAGCAGATCAAGCAAAGTGAGCAGAATCTGTCGGCGCAGCATACGGTGTTGCTGCAACAGCAGCAGGCCCAGGCTGAGGCTGTGGTGGCCAAGTGTGAAGCCGCAGCTTTGCAGAAGGAGGCGGAAGCTTGTGATATAATTTTAGAGGacatttacaatattttgcaACCCATTATTGAGAGTTGCACGAAGGACAGTATAAGCAACGGCAAGTCTTGGTTTCTGCAACATGCAAACAGCAAGGAGCAGGCTTATTGCATAGTCCACTGTTTACTAACAAA AGTAATAGAAGCGTCCGTGTTTTCGCAAAAACTCCACGTCATTTATTTAGTCAACGACCTCTTGCACCACTG tgCGAGAAAAAACGCAAATGAGCTCAAGGAAGCTTTAGAATCTGTAGTGGTTCCAATGTTTTGCAACGCCCACATAAGCGCGACAGAAGACCAACGAGCAAAGttagaaaaattactaaaattgtGGGAATCGAAAGCCAATTATTTGGACCCGAACACCGTCGAAAAAATGCGCCAACCGACCCAAAGTTATCAGCAGTATCAGTCTCAGCTGATGATGAAATACGCGTCGGAAATCGGATCTTTAGCACAACAGACGAAACAAACTTATGACAACTACCAGGCGCAACATCAAGCATTCGTGTGTCACGCCATGCAACAGATTGCCGATTTACAACAGCAGAAGCAGAACATCGAACAGcagccgccgccgccgccacaACAGCAGCCGCCCCCGATGCAGAACACGAACATAATTCCACTTGACCCCATCCAAGCGAGTCTTCAGCAAACCATCCAAAATCTCAGCCAGCAAAACAGCAGTCAGAATCAAGCGACCAATCCGAGTTTCCATCAGCCGCCCCCAAATCAACCGACGAATGATTTTCTTCCGATAAATCCCTCGATTCCGCCCCCGAATATCACGACGCATCCGCCGCCCCCGCTCGGCCAGTCCCCCAATTTACCCACGAATGGAATGGATAATCCGTTCTCGCAACCACCTCCCGGTTATTTCCCGCCTCCTGGTGTTTTCCCCGATTTTTCCAAACCGCCTCCCGGGTTCGCCCCGAATCCCGAACCCCCCGTCGTGGAGGAGCTGGTGCCGACGGCGCCCTACTACGACCTGCCGGCTGGACTCATGGTGCCGCTGATCAAG TTGGAAGATACATCATATAAACCGTTAGATCCTAAAGATATTAGGTTGCCACCACCAGCGCCCCCTAGCGATCGTCTCCTGGCCGCTGTGGAAGCCTTTTATTCACTACCCAGCCACGAACGGCCCCGAGACAG TGAAGGTTGGGAAAAGCTAGGTTTGTATGAATACTACAAGGCAAAGAACAATGCGAAACGGCAAAAGGAGGAGCAAATCGCCGCCGGCCTCCGCGAGAAGTCCAGAAGCCCAAGCCCCATAGTCCTGCCAATGGAGAAGGAGCCGTCGCCGCCCAAACGACGGTACACGAGCAAATCGCCCTCGCCGCAAAGGCGCCGCTCGAAGTCCCGGTCCAAGTCGCGCTCCAGGTCCAGGAGTCCGCGCACGCCGCGCAGGAGGCACTCGCGGAGCGGTGGCCGGAGGCGGAGGAGCGTCTCCAGATCGCCCTCCAGGTCGCCAGTCAGGCGCTCGCCATCCCCGCCGCCAACCCTAAGTTTCAG CAGTGCACCACCGAGTTTCGTGCGGAACGAGAAACAGGAAATCGACTCGACCAATAAGGGACACCAGATGTTGCGGAAAATGGGGTGGGGCGGGAGCGGCTTGGGGGCCAACGAGCAGGGCATCGACGCCCCCATCTCCGGGGGGGACGTGCGCGATCGGCAAGATCAGTTCAAAGGTGTAGGGTGTAATTTGAACGATCCGTATGAAAACTTTAGGAAAAATAAGGGGGCCGCGTTCATTACGCGAATGAAGGCGCGGGCCGAGGAGAGAGCCAATGAGAGTAAGTTACTTGACTACTAG
- the Theg gene encoding uncharacterized protein Theg: MLKLDIIVHPSFSEPKVTASEPTTKAPKQWKWPWRINMLSVPRIRVPKYAPPVPKPPKTPERLDPGIEFRSDHLSRPPLRLLNVNLTTYKRGPKYAKNLTKLIDKSWGSIYNYYRKQLRDRRLKRLRRKLEKLKAKKPKGKSLEKIQAMKQEHWNRMAQPKKIPLPEKIPKKWKPLDDLLANIDVLAAPKEYHIVPPRVLGVVNPKALTYEITEAIQKLYHIPDRLKKQPEGLPLGYVKRSALRAKCNERIDKLALPSFSAREAKKHDEDKYDPWVISPNALKYKPTARILELAKPSERE; this comes from the coding sequence ATGTTAAAATTAGATATAATCGTCCACCCCTCATTCTCCGAACCTAAAGTAACCGCGTCCGAGCCTACAACCAAGGCCCCCAAGCAGTGGAAATGGCCCTGGCGGATAAACATGCTCAGCGTGCCCCGAATCCGGGTGCCGAAGTACGCGCCTCCGGTCCCCAAACCGCCCAAAACACCGGAACGCCTGGACCCCGGAATCGAATTCCGCAGCGACCACCTCTCCAGGCCCCCACTCAGGCTGCTTAACGTGAACCTGACCACGTACAAGCGGGGCCCCAAATACGCCAAAAACCTGACCAAACTGATCGACAAATCGTGGGGCTCCATATACAACTACTACCGCAAACAACTCAGAGACAGGCGCTTGAAGCGACTGAGGCGCAAGTTGGAGAAACTCAAAGCAAAGAAACCGAAAGGCAAGTCGTTGGAAAAAATCCAAGCCATGAAGCAAGAACACTGGAACCGCATGGCGCAACCCAAGAAGATCCCGCTTCCTGAGAAAATCCCCAAGAAGTGGAAGCCGCTCGACGACCTCCTGGCCAACATCGACGTGCTCGCCGCCCCCAAGGAGTACCACATCGTGCCCCCGAGAGTCCTGGGGGTGGTGAACCCCAAGGCCCTGACGTACGAAATCACCGAGGCCATCCAGAAGCTGTACCACATTCCTGACCGACTTAAGAAACAGCCCGAGGGGTTACCGCTCGGGTATGTGAAGAGGTCAGCTCTGAGGGCGAAGTGCAACGAGAGAATTGACAAACTGGCCCTGCCTTCGTTCAGTGCACGCGAGGCTAAGAAACACGACGAGGACAAGTACGACCCTTGGGTCATCTCGCCCAACGCTCTGAAGTACAAACCCACGGCTAGGATACTGGAACTGGCAAAGCCGTCTGAAAGAGAGTAG
- the LOC100142080 gene encoding calcium homeostasis endoplasmic reticulum protein isoform X2, translated as MTRQSFAKTRKNLIIFTQNLLISVLLTERIKFGAVLIGKVLVLRSFAQQVDCNGFAAAAPRNGPEFEQMTKNKQKGNPKFQFLYGGEYYNYYQYKVTTEQAVLKQQGILENSPNNWNSPSTMHNSEIEQISMQQDSLREQIKQSEQNLSAQHTVLLQQQQAQAEAVVAKCEAAALQKEAEACDIILEDIYNILQPIIESCTKDSISNGKSWFLQHANSKEQAYCIVHCLLTKVIEASVFSQKLHVIYLVNDLLHHCARKNANELKEALESVVVPMFCNAHISATEDQRAKLEKLLKLWESKANYLDPNTVEKMRQPTQSYQQYQSQLMMKYASEIGSLAQQTKQTYDNYQAQHQAFVCHAMQQIADLQQQKQNIEQQPPPPPQQQPPPMQNTNIIPLDPIQASLQQTIQNLSQQNSSQNQATNPSFHQPPPNQPTNDFLPINPSIPPPNITTHPPPPLGQSPNLPTNGMDNPFSQPPPGYFPPPGVFPDFSKPPPGFAPNPEPPVVEELVPTAPYYDLPAGLMVPLIKLEDTSYKPLDPKDIRLPPPAPPSDRLLAAVEAFYSLPSHERPRDSEGWEKLGLYEYYKAKNNAKRQKEEQIAAGLREKSRSPSPIVLPMEKEPSPPKRRYTSKSPSPQRRRSKSRSKSRSRSRSPRTPRRRHSRSGGRRRRSVSRSPSRSPVRRSPSPPPTLSFSAPPSFVRNEKQEIDSTNKGHQMLRKMGWGGSGLGANEQGIDAPISGGDVRDRQDQFKGVGCNLNDPYENFRKNKGAAFITRMKARAEERANESKLLDY; from the exons ATGACCCGGCaaagttttgcaaaaacacGCAAAAACTTGATTATTTTTACCCAAAATCTATTGATAAGTGTTCTATTAACCGAGCGTATCAAATTTGGGGCCGTTTTAATTGGAAAAGTGCTAGTTTTGAGGTCGTTTGCCCAACAAGTG GATTGCAATGGATTTGCCGCAGCCGCCCCAAG AAATGGGCCCGAGTTCGAACAGATGACCAAAAACAAGCAGAAAGGCAACCCCAAGTTCCAGTTTCTGTATGGAGGAGAGTATTACAATTACTATCAGTATAAAGTCACCACGGAGCAAGCAG TGCTAAAGCAGCAGGGGATTTTGGAGAACAGTCCGAATAACTGGAACTCGCCATCCACGATGCACAATTCCGAGATTGAACAAATCTCAATGCAGCAAGACAGTTTGAGGGAGCAGATCAAGCAAAGTGAGCAGAATCTGTCGGCGCAGCATACGGTGTTGCTGCAACAGCAGCAGGCCCAGGCTGAGGCTGTGGTGGCCAAGTGTGAAGCCGCAGCTTTGCAGAAGGAGGCGGAAGCTTGTGATATAATTTTAGAGGacatttacaatattttgcaACCCATTATTGAGAGTTGCACGAAGGACAGTATAAGCAACGGCAAGTCTTGGTTTCTGCAACATGCAAACAGCAAGGAGCAGGCTTATTGCATAGTCCACTGTTTACTAACAAA AGTAATAGAAGCGTCCGTGTTTTCGCAAAAACTCCACGTCATTTATTTAGTCAACGACCTCTTGCACCACTG tgCGAGAAAAAACGCAAATGAGCTCAAGGAAGCTTTAGAATCTGTAGTGGTTCCAATGTTTTGCAACGCCCACATAAGCGCGACAGAAGACCAACGAGCAAAGttagaaaaattactaaaattgtGGGAATCGAAAGCCAATTATTTGGACCCGAACACCGTCGAAAAAATGCGCCAACCGACCCAAAGTTATCAGCAGTATCAGTCTCAGCTGATGATGAAATACGCGTCGGAAATCGGATCTTTAGCACAACAGACGAAACAAACTTATGACAACTACCAGGCGCAACATCAAGCATTCGTGTGTCACGCCATGCAACAGATTGCCGATTTACAACAGCAGAAGCAGAACATCGAACAGcagccgccgccgccgccacaACAGCAGCCGCCCCCGATGCAGAACACGAACATAATTCCACTTGACCCCATCCAAGCGAGTCTTCAGCAAACCATCCAAAATCTCAGCCAGCAAAACAGCAGTCAGAATCAAGCGACCAATCCGAGTTTCCATCAGCCGCCCCCAAATCAACCGACGAATGATTTTCTTCCGATAAATCCCTCGATTCCGCCCCCGAATATCACGACGCATCCGCCGCCCCCGCTCGGCCAGTCCCCCAATTTACCCACGAATGGAATGGATAATCCGTTCTCGCAACCACCTCCCGGTTATTTCCCGCCTCCTGGTGTTTTCCCCGATTTTTCCAAACCGCCTCCCGGGTTCGCCCCGAATCCCGAACCCCCCGTCGTGGAGGAGCTGGTGCCGACGGCGCCCTACTACGACCTGCCGGCTGGACTCATGGTGCCGCTGATCAAG TTGGAAGATACATCATATAAACCGTTAGATCCTAAAGATATTAGGTTGCCACCACCAGCGCCCCCTAGCGATCGTCTCCTGGCCGCTGTGGAAGCCTTTTATTCACTACCCAGCCACGAACGGCCCCGAGACAG TGAAGGTTGGGAAAAGCTAGGTTTGTATGAATACTACAAGGCAAAGAACAATGCGAAACGGCAAAAGGAGGAGCAAATCGCCGCCGGCCTCCGCGAGAAGTCCAGAAGCCCAAGCCCCATAGTCCTGCCAATGGAGAAGGAGCCGTCGCCGCCCAAACGACGGTACACGAGCAAATCGCCCTCGCCGCAAAGGCGCCGCTCGAAGTCCCGGTCCAAGTCGCGCTCCAGGTCCAGGAGTCCGCGCACGCCGCGCAGGAGGCACTCGCGGAGCGGTGGCCGGAGGCGGAGGAGCGTCTCCAGATCGCCCTCCAGGTCGCCAGTCAGGCGCTCGCCATCCCCGCCGCCAACCCTAAGTTTCAG TGCACCACCGAGTTTCGTGCGGAACGAGAAACAGGAAATCGACTCGACCAATAAGGGACACCAGATGTTGCGGAAAATGGGGTGGGGCGGGAGCGGCTTGGGGGCCAACGAGCAGGGCATCGACGCCCCCATCTCCGGGGGGGACGTGCGCGATCGGCAAGATCAGTTCAAAGGTGTAGGGTGTAATTTGAACGATCCGTATGAAAACTTTAGGAAAAATAAGGGGGCCGCGTTCATTACGCGAATGAAGGCGCGGGCCGAGGAGAGAGCCAATGAGAGTAAGTTACTTGACTACTAG
- the LOC100142080 gene encoding calcium homeostasis endoplasmic reticulum protein isoform X4 gives MTKNKQKGNPKFQFLYGGEYYNYYQYKVTTEQAVLKQQGILENSPNNWNSPSTMHNSEIEQISMQQDSLREQIKQSEQNLSAQHTVLLQQQQAQAEAVVAKCEAAALQKEAEACDIILEDIYNILQPIIESCTKDSISNGKSWFLQHANSKEQAYCIVHCLLTKVIEASVFSQKLHVIYLVNDLLHHCARKNANELKEALESVVVPMFCNAHISATEDQRAKLEKLLKLWESKANYLDPNTVEKMRQPTQSYQQYQSQLMMKYASEIGSLAQQTKQTYDNYQAQHQAFVCHAMQQIADLQQQKQNIEQQPPPPPQQQPPPMQNTNIIPLDPIQASLQQTIQNLSQQNSSQNQATNPSFHQPPPNQPTNDFLPINPSIPPPNITTHPPPPLGQSPNLPTNGMDNPFSQPPPGYFPPPGVFPDFSKPPPGFAPNPEPPVVEELVPTAPYYDLPAGLMVPLIKLEDTSYKPLDPKDIRLPPPAPPSDRLLAAVEAFYSLPSHERPRDSEGWEKLGLYEYYKAKNNAKRQKEEQIAAGLREKSRSPSPIVLPMEKEPSPPKRRYTSKSPSPQRRRSKSRSKSRSRSRSPRTPRRRHSRSGGRRRRSVSRSPSRSPVRRSPSPPPTLSFSSAPPSFVRNEKQEIDSTNKGHQMLRKMGWGGSGLGANEQGIDAPISGGDVRDRQDQFKGVGCNLNDPYENFRKNKGAAFITRMKARAEERANESKLLDY, from the exons ATGACCAAAAACAAGCAGAAAGGCAACCCCAAGTTCCAGTTTCTGTATGGAGGAGAGTATTACAATTACTATCAGTATAAAGTCACCACGGAGCAAGCAG TGCTAAAGCAGCAGGGGATTTTGGAGAACAGTCCGAATAACTGGAACTCGCCATCCACGATGCACAATTCCGAGATTGAACAAATCTCAATGCAGCAAGACAGTTTGAGGGAGCAGATCAAGCAAAGTGAGCAGAATCTGTCGGCGCAGCATACGGTGTTGCTGCAACAGCAGCAGGCCCAGGCTGAGGCTGTGGTGGCCAAGTGTGAAGCCGCAGCTTTGCAGAAGGAGGCGGAAGCTTGTGATATAATTTTAGAGGacatttacaatattttgcaACCCATTATTGAGAGTTGCACGAAGGACAGTATAAGCAACGGCAAGTCTTGGTTTCTGCAACATGCAAACAGCAAGGAGCAGGCTTATTGCATAGTCCACTGTTTACTAACAAA AGTAATAGAAGCGTCCGTGTTTTCGCAAAAACTCCACGTCATTTATTTAGTCAACGACCTCTTGCACCACTG tgCGAGAAAAAACGCAAATGAGCTCAAGGAAGCTTTAGAATCTGTAGTGGTTCCAATGTTTTGCAACGCCCACATAAGCGCGACAGAAGACCAACGAGCAAAGttagaaaaattactaaaattgtGGGAATCGAAAGCCAATTATTTGGACCCGAACACCGTCGAAAAAATGCGCCAACCGACCCAAAGTTATCAGCAGTATCAGTCTCAGCTGATGATGAAATACGCGTCGGAAATCGGATCTTTAGCACAACAGACGAAACAAACTTATGACAACTACCAGGCGCAACATCAAGCATTCGTGTGTCACGCCATGCAACAGATTGCCGATTTACAACAGCAGAAGCAGAACATCGAACAGcagccgccgccgccgccacaACAGCAGCCGCCCCCGATGCAGAACACGAACATAATTCCACTTGACCCCATCCAAGCGAGTCTTCAGCAAACCATCCAAAATCTCAGCCAGCAAAACAGCAGTCAGAATCAAGCGACCAATCCGAGTTTCCATCAGCCGCCCCCAAATCAACCGACGAATGATTTTCTTCCGATAAATCCCTCGATTCCGCCCCCGAATATCACGACGCATCCGCCGCCCCCGCTCGGCCAGTCCCCCAATTTACCCACGAATGGAATGGATAATCCGTTCTCGCAACCACCTCCCGGTTATTTCCCGCCTCCTGGTGTTTTCCCCGATTTTTCCAAACCGCCTCCCGGGTTCGCCCCGAATCCCGAACCCCCCGTCGTGGAGGAGCTGGTGCCGACGGCGCCCTACTACGACCTGCCGGCTGGACTCATGGTGCCGCTGATCAAG TTGGAAGATACATCATATAAACCGTTAGATCCTAAAGATATTAGGTTGCCACCACCAGCGCCCCCTAGCGATCGTCTCCTGGCCGCTGTGGAAGCCTTTTATTCACTACCCAGCCACGAACGGCCCCGAGACAG TGAAGGTTGGGAAAAGCTAGGTTTGTATGAATACTACAAGGCAAAGAACAATGCGAAACGGCAAAAGGAGGAGCAAATCGCCGCCGGCCTCCGCGAGAAGTCCAGAAGCCCAAGCCCCATAGTCCTGCCAATGGAGAAGGAGCCGTCGCCGCCCAAACGACGGTACACGAGCAAATCGCCCTCGCCGCAAAGGCGCCGCTCGAAGTCCCGGTCCAAGTCGCGCTCCAGGTCCAGGAGTCCGCGCACGCCGCGCAGGAGGCACTCGCGGAGCGGTGGCCGGAGGCGGAGGAGCGTCTCCAGATCGCCCTCCAGGTCGCCAGTCAGGCGCTCGCCATCCCCGCCGCCAACCCTAAGTTTCAG CAGTGCACCACCGAGTTTCGTGCGGAACGAGAAACAGGAAATCGACTCGACCAATAAGGGACACCAGATGTTGCGGAAAATGGGGTGGGGCGGGAGCGGCTTGGGGGCCAACGAGCAGGGCATCGACGCCCCCATCTCCGGGGGGGACGTGCGCGATCGGCAAGATCAGTTCAAAGGTGTAGGGTGTAATTTGAACGATCCGTATGAAAACTTTAGGAAAAATAAGGGGGCCGCGTTCATTACGCGAATGAAGGCGCGGGCCGAGGAGAGAGCCAATGAGAGTAAGTTACTTGACTACTAG
- the LOC100142080 gene encoding calcium homeostasis endoplasmic reticulum protein isoform X1 — MTRQSFAKTRKNLIIFTQNLLISVLLTERIKFGAVLIGKVLVLRSFAQQVDCNGFAAAAPRNGPEFEQMTKNKQKGNPKFQFLYGGEYYNYYQYKVTTEQAVLKQQGILENSPNNWNSPSTMHNSEIEQISMQQDSLREQIKQSEQNLSAQHTVLLQQQQAQAEAVVAKCEAAALQKEAEACDIILEDIYNILQPIIESCTKDSISNGKSWFLQHANSKEQAYCIVHCLLTKVIEASVFSQKLHVIYLVNDLLHHCARKNANELKEALESVVVPMFCNAHISATEDQRAKLEKLLKLWESKANYLDPNTVEKMRQPTQSYQQYQSQLMMKYASEIGSLAQQTKQTYDNYQAQHQAFVCHAMQQIADLQQQKQNIEQQPPPPPQQQPPPMQNTNIIPLDPIQASLQQTIQNLSQQNSSQNQATNPSFHQPPPNQPTNDFLPINPSIPPPNITTHPPPPLGQSPNLPTNGMDNPFSQPPPGYFPPPGVFPDFSKPPPGFAPNPEPPVVEELVPTAPYYDLPAGLMVPLIKLEDTSYKPLDPKDIRLPPPAPPSDRLLAAVEAFYSLPSHERPRDSEGWEKLGLYEYYKAKNNAKRQKEEQIAAGLREKSRSPSPIVLPMEKEPSPPKRRYTSKSPSPQRRRSKSRSKSRSRSRSPRTPRRRHSRSGGRRRRSVSRSPSRSPVRRSPSPPPTLSFSSAPPSFVRNEKQEIDSTNKGHQMLRKMGWGGSGLGANEQGIDAPISGGDVRDRQDQFKGVGCNLNDPYENFRKNKGAAFITRMKARAEERANESKLLDY, encoded by the exons ATGACCCGGCaaagttttgcaaaaacacGCAAAAACTTGATTATTTTTACCCAAAATCTATTGATAAGTGTTCTATTAACCGAGCGTATCAAATTTGGGGCCGTTTTAATTGGAAAAGTGCTAGTTTTGAGGTCGTTTGCCCAACAAGTG GATTGCAATGGATTTGCCGCAGCCGCCCCAAG AAATGGGCCCGAGTTCGAACAGATGACCAAAAACAAGCAGAAAGGCAACCCCAAGTTCCAGTTTCTGTATGGAGGAGAGTATTACAATTACTATCAGTATAAAGTCACCACGGAGCAAGCAG TGCTAAAGCAGCAGGGGATTTTGGAGAACAGTCCGAATAACTGGAACTCGCCATCCACGATGCACAATTCCGAGATTGAACAAATCTCAATGCAGCAAGACAGTTTGAGGGAGCAGATCAAGCAAAGTGAGCAGAATCTGTCGGCGCAGCATACGGTGTTGCTGCAACAGCAGCAGGCCCAGGCTGAGGCTGTGGTGGCCAAGTGTGAAGCCGCAGCTTTGCAGAAGGAGGCGGAAGCTTGTGATATAATTTTAGAGGacatttacaatattttgcaACCCATTATTGAGAGTTGCACGAAGGACAGTATAAGCAACGGCAAGTCTTGGTTTCTGCAACATGCAAACAGCAAGGAGCAGGCTTATTGCATAGTCCACTGTTTACTAACAAA AGTAATAGAAGCGTCCGTGTTTTCGCAAAAACTCCACGTCATTTATTTAGTCAACGACCTCTTGCACCACTG tgCGAGAAAAAACGCAAATGAGCTCAAGGAAGCTTTAGAATCTGTAGTGGTTCCAATGTTTTGCAACGCCCACATAAGCGCGACAGAAGACCAACGAGCAAAGttagaaaaattactaaaattgtGGGAATCGAAAGCCAATTATTTGGACCCGAACACCGTCGAAAAAATGCGCCAACCGACCCAAAGTTATCAGCAGTATCAGTCTCAGCTGATGATGAAATACGCGTCGGAAATCGGATCTTTAGCACAACAGACGAAACAAACTTATGACAACTACCAGGCGCAACATCAAGCATTCGTGTGTCACGCCATGCAACAGATTGCCGATTTACAACAGCAGAAGCAGAACATCGAACAGcagccgccgccgccgccacaACAGCAGCCGCCCCCGATGCAGAACACGAACATAATTCCACTTGACCCCATCCAAGCGAGTCTTCAGCAAACCATCCAAAATCTCAGCCAGCAAAACAGCAGTCAGAATCAAGCGACCAATCCGAGTTTCCATCAGCCGCCCCCAAATCAACCGACGAATGATTTTCTTCCGATAAATCCCTCGATTCCGCCCCCGAATATCACGACGCATCCGCCGCCCCCGCTCGGCCAGTCCCCCAATTTACCCACGAATGGAATGGATAATCCGTTCTCGCAACCACCTCCCGGTTATTTCCCGCCTCCTGGTGTTTTCCCCGATTTTTCCAAACCGCCTCCCGGGTTCGCCCCGAATCCCGAACCCCCCGTCGTGGAGGAGCTGGTGCCGACGGCGCCCTACTACGACCTGCCGGCTGGACTCATGGTGCCGCTGATCAAG TTGGAAGATACATCATATAAACCGTTAGATCCTAAAGATATTAGGTTGCCACCACCAGCGCCCCCTAGCGATCGTCTCCTGGCCGCTGTGGAAGCCTTTTATTCACTACCCAGCCACGAACGGCCCCGAGACAG TGAAGGTTGGGAAAAGCTAGGTTTGTATGAATACTACAAGGCAAAGAACAATGCGAAACGGCAAAAGGAGGAGCAAATCGCCGCCGGCCTCCGCGAGAAGTCCAGAAGCCCAAGCCCCATAGTCCTGCCAATGGAGAAGGAGCCGTCGCCGCCCAAACGACGGTACACGAGCAAATCGCCCTCGCCGCAAAGGCGCCGCTCGAAGTCCCGGTCCAAGTCGCGCTCCAGGTCCAGGAGTCCGCGCACGCCGCGCAGGAGGCACTCGCGGAGCGGTGGCCGGAGGCGGAGGAGCGTCTCCAGATCGCCCTCCAGGTCGCCAGTCAGGCGCTCGCCATCCCCGCCGCCAACCCTAAGTTTCAG CAGTGCACCACCGAGTTTCGTGCGGAACGAGAAACAGGAAATCGACTCGACCAATAAGGGACACCAGATGTTGCGGAAAATGGGGTGGGGCGGGAGCGGCTTGGGGGCCAACGAGCAGGGCATCGACGCCCCCATCTCCGGGGGGGACGTGCGCGATCGGCAAGATCAGTTCAAAGGTGTAGGGTGTAATTTGAACGATCCGTATGAAAACTTTAGGAAAAATAAGGGGGCCGCGTTCATTACGCGAATGAAGGCGCGGGCCGAGGAGAGAGCCAATGAGAGTAAGTTACTTGACTACTAG